One window of Anaerolineales bacterium genomic DNA carries:
- a CDS encoding DUF1684 domain-containing protein, which translates to MPDKTYRQMIARWRKERNENIRRENNWLALAGLYWLKLGRNHFGSDPGNEIELPRRVPDKIGYFEYNGRSVSLRTNSGQRIIVDDKLTDFAVLQPDITENPSFIKLEGIQMVVIQRGNRMGIRMWDNQTKKRASFPARTWYDIDEAFRIPVVFNAYDKPKMAYFPDLTGEKAEFPVEGFVSFEFEGKQYKLDINKEDDGTFFLRFRDPTSDDETYPTGRYLVADVEPDGKMFLDFNKAYNPPCAFTDFATCVFAPEQNHMELKVKAGETYPRDVFT; encoded by the coding sequence ATGCCCGACAAGACATACCGCCAGATGATTGCCCGGTGGCGAAAAGAACGCAATGAAAACATCCGCAGGGAAAACAACTGGCTTGCCCTCGCCGGCCTCTACTGGTTGAAACTCGGCAGGAATCATTTCGGTTCCGACCCCGGGAACGAGATCGAACTTCCCCGGCGGGTGCCCGACAAGATCGGTTATTTCGAATACAACGGCAGATCGGTCTCGCTGCGAACCAATTCCGGGCAGAGGATCATTGTCGACGACAAACTGACCGATTTTGCCGTCCTCCAACCGGACATTACCGAAAACCCGAGCTTCATCAAACTCGAGGGGATTCAAATGGTCGTCATCCAGCGCGGAAACCGGATGGGCATCCGCATGTGGGATAACCAGACGAAAAAGCGCGCCTCGTTCCCCGCCCGAACCTGGTACGACATCGACGAAGCCTTTCGCATCCCGGTGGTTTTCAACGCGTATGACAAACCCAAGATGGCATACTTCCCGGACCTGACCGGCGAAAAAGCCGAATTCCCTGTGGAAGGATTTGTCTCCTTCGAGTTCGAGGGAAAGCAATATAAATTGGACATCAACAAGGAGGACGACGGCACGTTCTTCCTCCGCTTCCGGGACCCGACCAGCGACGACGAAACCTACCCGACGGGCCGCTATCTTGTTGCGGATGTCGAGCCGGACGGAAAGATGTTCCTCGACTTCAATAAGGCCTACAACCCGCCCTGCGCCTTCACCGATTTTGCCACCTGCGTCTTCGCCCCCGAACAGAACCATATGGAATTGAAAGTCAAAGCCGGAGAGACATATCCGCGTGATGTGTTCACATAA